GACATCGCCTCGCCCTGCGACCCGGTGGAGATCACGCAGATCTGCCCCGGCGGGAGGTCGCGGACCTCCTCGATGTCGCGCAGTTTGGCGTCGGGGATGCGCAGCAGGCCCATCTCGCGGGCCAGGCGCACGTTCTTCTTCATGGACAGACCGAGGGTGGCCACGACCCGTCCCGACTCGACGGCCGCGTCGGCGATCTGCTGGATGCGGTGGATGTGGCTGGCGAAGCAGGCCGTGACGATGCGCCGTCCTTCGGCCGCCCGGAACAGCTCGTGCAGGACTCGCCCGATCGACCGCTCCGATCGGGAGTGGCCCGCCTCCTCCGCATTGGTGGAGTCGGCGAGCAGCAGCCGGATCCCTTCGTCGTGGGCGATCGCGCCCATGGCGCCGAGATCGGTGGTGCGGCCGTCGACCGGCGTGAGGTCGATCTTGAAGTCGCCGGTATGCAGGATCGTTCCCTGCGGCGTGTGGATCGCGGTGGCGAACCCGTGCGGCACCGAGTGCGCCACTGGCAGGAACTCACACGTGAACGGGCCGATCTCGCGGCGCTCGTGGTCGGCGACGGCGATCCACTCGGCGCGGTCGGCGAGGCCGGCCTCCTCGACCCGGTGGCGGGCCAGGCCGAGGGTGAGCGCGGAGCCGTAGATCGGGAACTTCAGCTCCCGCAACAGGAACGTGAGACCGCCGACATGGTCCTCGTGGCCGTGCGTGGCGATGCAGCCGATCACCCGGTCGCCGTTCTCGAGCAACCACGTGAAGTCGGGCAGGACGAGGTCGATGCCGAGCATGTCGGCATCGGGGAACATCAGTCCGCAGTCGAGCAGCAGGATCTGGCCGTCGGACTCGATGGCAGCGCAGTTGCGGCCGATCTCCCCGAGCCCGCCGAGGAACGTGATGGTGACGTCGTCGGCCATCAGCGGGTGAGGTGCAGGTCGGCGATCAACGCCTGCGCCCGCTGGTCGAGTCCGTCTGGATCGGGCCCCATCGGCAGCCGGCACGGACCGACGGGCAAGCCGATGGCCCGCAGCAACGCCTTGGTGGGGACCGGGTTCGGGGCGTCGTCGCTGGTCTCATACGCGTACGAGGACAGCAACCGGGCGTTGATCTTGCGGGCCTGGGTGACGTCGCCGGCGGCGAACGCCGCGATCAGCTCGCCGGTCTCACGGCCGATCCAGTGGGTGGCCACACCGACCGCCCCCACCGCCCCGACCGCGAGCAGCGGGAGCGTGAAC
This region of Acidimicrobiales bacterium genomic DNA includes:
- a CDS encoding ribonuclease J, encoding MADDVTITFLGGLGEIGRNCAAIESDGQILLLDCGLMFPDADMLGIDLVLPDFTWLLENGDRVIGCIATHGHEDHVGGLTFLLRELKFPIYGSALTLGLARHRVEEAGLADRAEWIAVADHERREIGPFTCEFLPVAHSVPHGFATAIHTPQGTILHTGDFKIDLTPVDGRTTDLGAMGAIAHDEGIRLLLADSTNAEEAGHSRSERSIGRVLHELFRAAEGRRIVTACFASHIHRIQQIADAAVESGRVVATLGLSMKKNVRLAREMGLLRIPDAKLRDIEEVRDLPPGQICVISTGSQGEAMSALSLMANGENRWIDLGPDDTVILSSHPIPGNEMNVSKVIDGLVRLGVQVVHSGISDVHATGHAKSEELKTLLSVCRPDWFTPVHGEYRHLVANARLGQEMGVAADRILVCEDGDQLVLRDEGIRRDKAAVPAGYLYVDGIVGDVGHGVLRDRKVLAAEGVVVVIVGVDVRSGSVLTGPEIITRGWVHAPEAEDLLEEGRSVVADAVKAAFANDTNDVEGLQQVVRRAAGRFVNERTKRRPMIVPVVMEA